Proteins from one Xiphophorus hellerii strain 12219 chromosome 8, Xiphophorus_hellerii-4.1, whole genome shotgun sequence genomic window:
- the LOC116724897 gene encoding NACHT, LRR and PYD domains-containing protein 3-like yields the protein MFPDPTGKYLMLEDSIVTFVKNELNKLKKVLSQDYPECSESQIEDDDEVLEDEGEEQMRISREHQNIQFIFPLTFRELNVLKEKKFSLVELVHHFFPETKEICSFEHFQVLFIFDGLDESRLPLDFHNKEILTDATESTSVDVLLTNLIRGKLLPSALVWITTRPAAANQMPPQCVGMVTEVRGFNDPQKEEYFRKRFRDEEQASRIISHIKTSQSLHIMCHIPVFCWITATVLEDVLETREGGELPKTLTEMYIHFLVVQIKVMKIKYDGGAETDPHWSPESRKMIGSLGKLAFDQLQKGNLIFYESDLTECGIDIRAASVYSGVFTQIFKEERGLYQDKVFCFIHLSVQEFLAALHVHLTFINSGVNLMEETQTSSLCNNLSIKSLHQRAVDQALQSPNGHLDLFLRFLLGLSLQSNQRLLQGLLTETGSSTDTNQETVQYIKKKISKNVSAEKSINLFHCLNELNDRSLVEEIQQSLSSGSLSTDKLSPAQWSALGFILVSSGKDLDVFVLKKYSASEEVLLRLLPVVKASNKALLSDCNLSERSCEALSSVLSSQSSSLRELDLSINNLQDSGVELLSAGLKSPNCNLETLRLSGCNLSERSCEALSSVLSSQSSSLRELDLSNNNLQDSGVKLLSAGLESPNCNLETLSLSGCLVSEEGCASLASALTSNPSHLKELDLSYNHPGDSGVKLLSTGLKDPHWRLEALRVEPAGCRFLTPGLRKYSCQLTIDTNTVNRELTLSDNDKNVTSVEELQSYPDHPDRFDVWPQLLCRTGLTGRCYWEVEWKGRVEISVSYRRIRRKGNSRDCWFGGNDHSWSLRCSDDGYSVCHNDRETLLSSSSVSNRVAVYVDCPAGILSFYRVSSDSLILLHTFNTTFTEPLIPGFMVLYSGSSVFLC from the exons ATGTTTCCAGATCCCACAGGGAAATACCTG ATGCTGGAGGACAGCATTGTTACTTTTGTGAAGAACGAGTTGAACAAGCTCAAGAAAGTTCTGAGTCAAGATTACCCAGAATGTTCAGAGAGTCAGATagaagatgatgatgaggtgTTGGAAGATGAGGGAGAAGAGCAGATGAGGATCAGCAGAGAG caccagaacatccagttcatatttccactcacattcagagagctgaatgtgctgaaggagaaaaagttcagcttggtggaacttgttcatcacttctttcctgaaaccaaagaaatctgcagctttgaacacttccaggttctgttcatctttgatggcctggatgagagtcgacttcctctggacttccacaacaaggagatcctgactgatgctacagagtccacctcagtggatgttctgctgacaaacctcatcagggggaaactgcttccctctgctctggtctggataaccacacgacctgcagcagccaatcagatgcctcctcagtgtgttggcatggtgacagaggtcagagggttcaatgacccacagaaggaggagtacttcaggaagagattcagagatgaggagcaggccagcaggatcatctcccataTAAAGACATCAcaaagcctccacatcatgtgccacatcccagtcttctgctggatcactgctacagttctggaggatgtgttggagaccagagagggaggagagctgcccaaaaccctgactgagatgtacatccacttcctggtggttcagatCAAAGTGATGAAGatcaagtatgatggaggagctgaaacagatccacactggagtccagagagcaggaagatgattgggtctctgggaaaactggcttttgatcagctgcagaaaggaaacctgatcttctatgaatcagacctgacagagtgtggcatcgatatcagagcagcctcagtgtactcaggagtgttcacacagatctttaaagaggagagaggtctgtaccaggacaaggtgttctgcttcatccatctgagtgttcaggagtttctggctgctcttcatgttcatctgaccttcatcaactctggagtcaacctgatggaagaaacacaaacatcttcattaTGTAATAACCTTAGCATAAAGTCTCTacatcagagagctgttgaccaggccttacagagtcctaatggacacctggacttgttcctccgtTTCCTtctgggactttcactgcagtccaatcagagactcctacaaggtctgctgacagagacaggaagtagcaCAGACaccaatcaggaaacagttcagtacatcaagAAGAAGATCAGTaagaatgtgtctgcagagaaaagcatcaatctgttccactgtctgaatgaactgaatgatcgttctctagtggaggaaatccaacagtctctgagttcaggaagtctctccacagataaactgtctcctgctcagtggtcagctctgggtttcatcttagtgtcatcaggaaaagatctggatgtgtttgtcctgaagaaatactctgcttcagaggaggttcttctgaggcttctgccagtggttaaagcctccaacaaagctct actgagtgactgtaacctctcagagagaagctgtgaagctctgtcctcggttctcagctcccagtcctccagtctcagagaactggacctgagtatcaacaacctgcaggattcaggagtggagcttctctctgctggactgaagagtccaaactgcaacctggaaactctcag actgagtggctgtaacctctcagagagaagctgtgaagctctgtcctcagttctcagctcccagtcctccagtctcagagaactggacctgagtaacaacaacctgcaggattcaggagtgaagcttctctctgctggactggagagtccaaactgcaacctggaaactctcag cttatcaggctgtttggtctcagaggaaggctgtgcttctctggcctcagctctgacctccaacccctcccatctgaaagagttggacctgagctacaatcatccaggagactcaggagtgaagctgctgtcgactggactgaaggatccacactggagactggaagctctcag ggtggagcctgctggatGCCGATTCTTGACACCAGGCctgaggaagt attcctgtcaactcaccatcgacacaaacacagtgaacagAGAACTCACACTGTCTGACAATGACAAGAATGTCACATCTGtggaggagcttcagtcatatcctgatcatccagacagatttgatgtttggcctcagctgctgtgtagaactggtctgactggtcgctgttactgggaggtcgagTGGAAAGGAAGAGTTGAgatatcagtgagttacagaagaataAGGAGGAAAGGAAACAGTAGAGACTGTTGGTTTGGAGGGaatgatcattcctggagtctgagATGCTCTGATGATGGTTACTCTGTCTGTCACAATGACAGAGAAactcttctctcctcctcctctgtctctaacagagtagcagtgtatgtggactgtcctgctggcattctgtccttctacagagtttcctctgactcactgatcctcctccacaccttcaacaccacattcactgaacctctgattcctggatttATGGTCTTGTACTCtggttcctcagtgtttctgtgctga